GACTGCCACCGGCGTCAGGCACAGCGAGAGGACGTCCTCGACCTGCTGCCACTCCAGCACGGCCACCTTCGTGGCGGGCTCGTCCAGCTTCACGGTGCGACCGAACGCGTCGGTCAGCTCCACCGGACCGGTCGAGGTGGTCGTGCTGTCGTCGGCGCAGCCGGCTCCGCTCGCCGTGGACGTCTTCGCGTCGGTGGTCTTGTCGGGCGCGGCCTGGGTGGTTCCGCAGGCGGTGAGCGCGAGGGTCAGTGCGCCGAGAGTCGCGAGGGCGGCGAGGGACTTCTTCATCGGTGGGGCTCCGGGGTTCGGGGTCAGGAGATCAGGAGGGATGTCAGGCGGACGATGTCAGGCGGAGAGGGCGGCGAGCGCGCGACCGGCGCGGTCGTGGTGGCGTCCGCGCGGCGCGACGTGGACACGGCCGGTGCGGCCGTCGATGCTCGCCTCGATCGGCAGACCGTACACGTCGGTGAGGTTCTCGCTCGTGAGCACGGCGGCAGGTGTTCCGGCGGCGTGCACGCGGCCCCGGTTCATGAGCACGACCTCGTCGGCGATGGAGGCGGCGTGCCCCAGGTCGTGCAGCACCACGCCGACGGCGGTGCCGCGATCGGCGAGATCGCAGATCAGGTCGAGCGTCTCGATCTGGTAGCGGAGGTCGAGGTGGTTGGTGGGCTCGTCGAGTAGCAGGATGCCGGTGCCCTGAGCGAGTGCGGTGGCCAGCCACACGCGCTGCAGCTCACCGCCGGAGAGCTCGTCCACGGCACGGTGCGCCATGGCATCCAGCCCCGTCAGCTCCAGCGCATGCGCGATGGCCTGCCGATCGGCATCCGTCATCCCCGCGAACCTGCCGCGGTGCGGGTGACGACCGTAGGCGACGACGTCGTGCACTTCGAGGCCGGAGGGGTGCGGGCGCGACTGCGAGAGCATCGCGACCGTGCGTGCGAACTCCTTCGCTGTCAGCGCCGCCGCGTCGCGGGCGCCGCCGGCCCCATCGATGCGCACAGTGCCGGAGTCGACTTTGTGCAGCCGTGCCAGCGCGCGCAGCGCCGTGGACTTGCCGCTGCCGTTCGGTCCGATCAGCGCGGTGACCACACCAGGGCGCAGGTGCAGCGACATCTCGTGCACGACTCGGGTGCGTCCGTAACTGAGCGCGAGCGCCTCGCCGTGCAGTTCGTCGGCGTGCCCTTCGGGAATATCCGTGATGGTTCTCACGTTAGGAGAGCCTAACCTATGCTGGAGTGGTGAGCCACCACCCGTACCGGACCTTCCGCACCACCGTCGCGCGCATCGACCGCCTCTCGCCGAGCTTCACGCGCATCACTCTGGCGGGTGACGACCTGACGCACTTCGGCACCGATGGCCTCGACCAGCGCATCAAGCTGATCGTCCCGCTCGCCGACGGCACGGTCACCGACGTCGGACAGTTCGACGAGAGCCAGAGCATGACGCAGTGGTACCGGCGCTGGCGGGAGCTGCCCGACGAGCAGCGCAACCCGATCCGCACCTACACGATCCGCTCGCCGCGACCGGTCGACCGCGAGATCGACATCGACTTCGCGCTGCACGGCACCGACGGTCCGGCGTCCGCCTGGGCCACGGACGCGCAGGTCGGCGACCCGCTGTTCGTGGTGGGCCCTGACTCCCGCTCCGAGGAGCCGGCCGGCGGCATCGAGTGGAAGCCGGGCGCCGCGACATCCGTGCTCATCGCGGGAGACGAGACGGCCGCGCCGGCGATCTGCTCGATCGTCGAGTCGCTGCCCGCGGACATCACCGGCGAGGTGTGCATCGAAGTGCCGACCGAGGCGGATGCCCTGCCCCTGGCCGCACCGGAAGGCGTGCGGGTGAGATGGCTCGCCCGCAGCGGCGCCGCGCACGGCGTGCGGCTCAGCGCCGCCGTGCACGACTGGGGACGCCAGCGCAGCGCGGCATCCGCTGCGGTCGATCTCGCGGAGCCGGGGGACGACGAAGTGCTCTGGGAGGTTCCGGATGCCGTCGCCGGCGGCGAGTACGCGTGGCTTGCCGGCGAGGCCGGAACCATCACAGCGCTGCGCCGTCACCTGGTGCGCGACCTCGGCATCGACCGCCGCTCGATCGCCTTCATGGGCTACTGGCGACAGGGCCGCGCCGAGGGCGCCTGACCCCTGCCCACCCTCCCCGAGTCACGATTCGCGCAGCGGGATTGCACGGCGTCGTCCGCAGGCGTAGTGTCCTCCGTCGTGACACATGACGGTCGCGAGAATGCGGATGCCCCGCCGCTCGCCAAACGCATCCTCATCGGCGAACCGCTGACGACGGAGCAGGTCAACGACCAGCTCCTCCCCAAGCGCATGGCGCTGCCGATCTTCGCATCCGATGCGCTCAGCTCGGTGGCCTACGGGCCGCAGGAGATGCTGATGATCATGCTCATCGGCGGAGTGGCCTTCCTCGCGCTCAGCCCCTGGGTCGCAGCGGCGGTCGTCGTGCTGCTCGTCGTGGTCGTGCTGAGCTACCGGCAGCTCATCAAGGCCTACCCCTCGGGCGGCGGCGACTACGAGGTCGCGTCGAAGAACCTCGGCGAGGTGCCAGGCGTGGTCGTCGCGGCGGCCCTGCTCGTGGACTACGTGCTCACGGTCGCGGTGTCCATCGCATCCGGTGTCGACAACATCATCTCGGCCCTCCCGGGTGCGAACCCGTGGCGGGTGGAGCTGGCGGTCGGCTTCGTCGTCCTCATCGTCGTCGTCAACCTCCGCGGCGTGCGCGAGGCATCCACCCTCTTCGCCGTCCCGACGTACGTCTTCATCGGATCGGTGGTGCTGATGATCGCGACCGGCCTGATCCGCACCTTCCTCGGGGATGCCCCGATCGCCGAGAGCTCCGCCTACTCGGTGCAGACCGAGAACATCAGCCAGGCGGCGATCATCCTGCTCGTGCTGCGCGCATTCTCCAGCGGATGCTCCGCCCTGACCGGCGTGGAGGCCGTGTCCAACGGGGTGCAGGCGTTCCGGCTGCCGAAGATCGGCAACGCGCAGAAGACGCTGACCCTGATGGGCTCGATCGCGGCCCTGCTGTTCGCCGGGCTGACCGCGATGGCCCTGATCACCGGCGTGCACTACGCCGAGAACCCCTGCGACCTGCAGGGCTTCGACTGCACGGGGCCGCAGCCCAGCCTGATGGCGCAGATCGCCACCGCGACCTTCGGCGGCGGCAGCATCCTCTTCTTCATCATCCAGGCCGCGACTGCCTGCGTGCTGCTCCTGGCCGCCAACACCGCGTTCAACGGATTCCCGCTGCTGGGTGCAGTGCTCGCCCGCGACGGCTATGCGCCGAAGGCGCTGAACACCCGCGGCGACCGGCTGGTGTTCAGCAACGGCATGATCCTGCTCGGCATCGGCGCCGTCGCGGTGCTCGTCGCGTTCCAGGCGAACCTGACCAGCCTGATCCAGCTGTACATCATCGGGGTCTTCGTGTCGTTCTCGCTCGGTCAGATCGGCATGGTGCGCCACTGGAAGCGGCTGCTGCGCGAGACGCAGCATCGCCTGCTCGCCGAGGTCGCCGCGGAACGCCGCTCCGCCCACATCGGACTGGTGATCAACAGCCTGGGCGCCGTGATGACCGTGGCGGTGCTGGTGATCGTGACGATCACGAAGTTCACCCACGGTGCGTGGATGGTGTTCTTCGCGATCCCGGTGCTGGCCCTGCTGATGCTGGGCGTGAAGCGGTACTACCGCGACGTGGAGCACGAGATCACCATCGACGACACCACGCACTTCGGCTCCAGCGGCGACGTCGCGATCGTGCTGGTGAGCCGGCTGCAGAAGCCGGTCATCAAGGCGCTCGACTACGCGATCGCCGCGAAGCACGAGAAGACCGTCGCCCTGCACATCGCCCTCACCCCCGAGGACGGGAAGGTGCTGCAGCGCGAGTGGCAGCAGTACGGCATCCCGGTGCCGCTCGTGATCGTCGACTCCCCGTACCGCACGTTCGCTCAGCCCGTCGAGCACTTCATCCGCCAGTACCGCGAGAAGCACGGGCCGTGCGTGGTGACCGTCTACCTGCCGCAGTACATCGTCGGCCACTGGTGGGAGTCGGTGCTGCACAACCGTCGCGCGCGCCGCATCGCGAACCAGCTGATGATGGTTCACGGCGTGACGATCACGCTGGTGCCGTGGCTGCTGGATTCGTCTGAGCTGATCTACGGACGCCGCTCGCGTCCGCTGCCCGGGCAGGAGCGCGCCGGACGACCGCTGGCGCTGTACGGCGCCCCTCCGGCGGGTCGACGTGCACAGCGCCCCGCGGGTCCCCCCGACGAGGGCTGAGGCCGGCGCGGTCTTCCCCCCCTCCTCCGCCGGGCCACCATCGAACGCGCGAGCCACCACGCAGATCACACACATCTGCTTGGTGGCTCGGCGATTGCTTGGTGGTCCGGCGCGGATCGGTGCCGACTACGCTGACGAGATGTCGCTCAGCACCGTCGCCTGGCCTCTCCGCACCGCACGTCTGGAGATCCGTCCGCTCGCGGACACGGATCTCGACGCGATGTGGGAGTTCCGTCGCCTGCCCGAGGTCAACCGGTGGCTGGGCCGTGCACCGGCCACGCGCGAGGCGTTCCACGAGACGTACTCGGATCCCGCGCGCCGCGCGATGACGTTCGTGATCGTGCTTTCGGATGCCGGTCACGCCGCGCCCACGATCATCGGCGACCTGATGATCAAGCTCGAGGATGCGTGGGCTCAGGCGGAGGTCGCCGAGCAGGCGGCGGGCACGGAGGCCGAGCTGGGCTGGGCGCTGGCCCCCTCACACACCGGTCAAGGCTTCGCGATCGAGGCGGTGAGCGCCGTCATCGACCTCTGCTTCGGCCCGCTGGGGCTGCGCCGAGTCCACGCCGGATGCTTCGCCGACAACGAGCCCTCATGGCGGCTGATGGAGCGGCTCGGCATGCGCCGGGAGGAGTTCAGCCGCCGCACGGCGCTGCATCGCTCCGGCGAGTGGATGGACGGCCTGAACTACGGCCTGCTCGCCGAGGAGTGGCCCGTCGGGCGCTGACGCGGCCGGCCTCGCCGCACCCGGCTGATTCACCGAGCCACCATCGAAATCGCGAGCCACCAAGCAGATGACGCATATCTGCTTGGTGGCTCGGCGATTGCTTGGTCGCTCGGCGCGGGGCGGCGGGCGCGTCAGCGGGCGACGACCCGCTCGGGGCGCAGGTCCAGACGGCGCAGGGTCTGCGCGTTGAGCGCCACGACGATCGTGGACAGGCTCATCAGCACGGCACCCACGGACATCGGCAGCACGAACCCGAACGGTGCGAGCACGCCGGCAGCCAGCGGCACCGAGATCAGGTTGTACCCGGCCGCCCACCACAGGTTCTGCGTCATCTTGCGGTAGCTCGCCTGCGACAGCTCGATCACCGAGACGACCGAACGGGGGTCGTCGGATGCCAGGATCACACCGGCCGAGGCGATCGCGACATCCGTGCCGGCGCCGATCGCGATGCCGACGTCGGCCTGGGCCAGCGCGGGCGCATCGTTCACGCCGTCGCCGACCATCGCAACCGTGCGGCCCTCGGCCTGCAGAGCGGCGACCTTCGCGGCCTTGTCCTCGGGGCGGACGCCGGCGAAGACGCGGTCGATCCCGAGCTCGGCGGCGACCGCCTGTGCGACGGCCTCTGCGTCGCCCGTGATCATCACGACCTGCACGCCGCGCCGGTGCAGCGCGGCGACGGCTTCGCGGGACTCGGCGCGGATCTCGTCGGCGAGCTTCAGCCCGCCGATCACCCGTCCGTCTTGCACGACGTGCAGGATGATCGCGCCGTCGGTGCGCCACTGCTCGGCATCCGCGACCTCCTGCCCGCCGATCTCCGAGAGCAGGTGCGGACCGCCGACGCGCACCTCATGCCCGTCGACAGTGGCGGTCACGCCGACCGCGGGCGACGAGGAGAAGCCGGTCGCGGTCAACTGATCACTGGGTCCCTGAGCCCGTCGAAGGGCGGATGCCGCGCGCACGATCGCCCTGGCCAGCGGATGCTCGCTGTCGGCCTCCGCGGCGGCGGCGAGCGCGAGCACGGCATCGGCGGACCAGCCATCGATCGGCGAGATGCCGGTGACGGTCGGCTCGCCCTTGGTGAGGGTGCCGGTCTTGTCGAAGAGCACGGTGTCGACGCCGCGCATGCTCTCCAGGGCCAGCCGATCCTTGACCAGCACGCCGGCGCGGGCCGCGCGTTCGGTGGCGATCGAGACGACCAGCGGGATGGCCAGGCCAAGTGCGTGCGGGCAGGCGATCACGAGCACGGTGATCGTGCGGATCACGGCATCGTCCGGGCTGCCGAGCAGCGTCCAGACCAGGGCGGTGAGGATGCCGGCGCCCAGCGCGAACCAGAACAGCCAGCCGGCCGCGCGGTCGGCGAGCCGCTGGGCGCGGGAGCTGGAGGCCTGTGCGTCTGCGACGAGCTTGCGGATGCCCGCCAGCGCGGTGTCATCGCCGGTGGCGGTCACCTGCACGCGCAGTCCGGAATCGGTGGCGACCGTGCCCGCGGTGACGGTGTCGCCGATGCCGCGGCTGACCGTGCGCGATTCGCCGGTGAGCATGGACTCGTCGATGTCGGCGCGACCGTCGACGATCCTGCCGTCGGCGGGGATGCTGCCGCCGGGGCGCACGATCACGATGTCGCCGAGCCGGAGATCGGCCGGGCTGACCTTCACCACGTCGTCGCCGTCGACGCGCTCGGCCTCATCGGGCAGCAGCGCGGCGAGCGAGTCGAGTGCGGAGGTGGTCTGCGCGAGCGAGCGCATCTCGATCCAGTGGCCGAGCAGCATGATCACGATCAGCAGCGCCAGCTCCCACCAGAACTCCAGTTCGTGGTGCAGGATGCCCAGGCTCGCACCCCAGGAGGCGAGGAAGGCGACCGTGATGGCGAGGCCGATCAGCAGCATCATCCCGGGCTTGCGCGCCTTCAGCTCGCTGACCGCGCCGGTGAGGAACGGACGGCCGCCCCAGACGTACATGACCGTGCCGAGGATCGGCGCGATCCACCGGGCCCAGTCGGGGACCGTGTAGCCGAGGATCATCGCGAACATTCCGCTGAACGCGACGACGGGGATCGCGATCAGCAGGTTGATCCAGAACAGGCGCCGGAACTGGCCGACGTGGTCGCCGTGACCGCCATGGCCTGCGTGGTCTGCGTGCTCGCCGTGGCCAGAGTGGTCCGCATGGCCCGCGTGCTCGCCGTGACCGCCGTGGTCCCCGTGCTCCCCGTGCTCCCCGTGCTCCATCCCCGCACCTGTCCGGGAGGAGTTCTCCCCCTCGGGAGGAGCCTGGTGCCCGGAGTGTCCTCCCATCAGGGAGTTCTCCTCCCGAGCGTGCGAGTCAGGGGACTGCTCGGCGTGTGTGTGCGGGTCCATGGGATCCTCCTCGGCGTCTCATCAGCATCGCTGTCATCCGATGCAACTCGAATACCCCCCTGGGGTATTCCCGCTCGAGGTGCGAGGCTCAGCGGAACGAGCGCAGGCGCAGGCTGTTGCCCACGACGAACACGCTCGAGAACGCCATCGCGGCACCAGCCAGCATCGGGTTCAGCAACCCGAGGGCGGCGAGCGGGACGGCCGCGACGTTGTACGCGAAGGCCCAGAACAGGTTGCCCTTGATGGTGCCCAGCGTGCGCCGCGAGAGGCGGATGGCATCGGATGCCGCGCGCAGATCTCCGCGGACGAGGGTGATGTCGGATGCCTCGATCGCGACATCCGTGCCGGTGCCCATCGCCATGCCGAGATCGGCCTGTGCGAGCGCGGGCGCGTCGTTCACGCCGTCGCCGACCATTGCGACGACCCGGCCCTCTGCCTGCAGTCGCCTGACCACGGCGACCTTGTCTGCCGGCAGCACCTCGGCGTGCACCTGCTCGATGCCGACCTGAGCGGCGATGTGGCGTGCGGCCGCCTCGTTGTCGCCGGTGAGCAGGATCGGGGTGATGCCGAGCTTCTTCAGCGCGGCGACGGCCTCGGCGCTGGTGGGCTTGACCTCATCGGCGACGACGATCATGCCGCGGGCGGCGCCGTCCCAGGCGACGAGCACTGCGGTCTGCCCGGCCGCCTCGGCATCCGCCTTCGCCGCCAGCAGTTCTGCGGACGGGTGGCTCGCCCAGTCCTCGAGCAGCGTCTGCCGCCCGACGATCATGGCGTGCCCGTCGACGATGCCGCTGACTCCGCGCCCCTCGAGGTTCTGGAACGACTCGACGGCCGGCAACACAGTGTCGTCGCCCGGAGCATCCGACGGCGCGCCGGCGTGTCCGCCGACGACATGCTGCTCAGCGCCCGGCAGCTCCGGACGACGAGACGGGCTCTCGGCACGCAGCCCGACGGCACGCGCAGCGGCGGAGGCGATCGCACGGGCGATCGGGTGCTCGCTGGCGTGCTCCACGGCTCCGGCCAGGTGCAGCAGCTCCGCGGCATCCGTGCCCTGCTCGGGGATGACGGCGACGACGCTCATCCGCCCCTCGGTGACGGTGCCGGTCTTGTCGAGGACGATGGTGTCGACGCGGCGGGTGGATTCGAGGATCTCCGGGCCCTTGATGAGGATGCCGCGCTGCGCGCCGCGCCCGGTGCCGACCAGCAGAGCGGTGGGCGTGGCCAGCCCGAGCGCGCACGGGCAGGCGA
Above is a genomic segment from Microbacterium sp. W4I4 containing:
- a CDS encoding siderophore-interacting protein, translated to MSHHPYRTFRTTVARIDRLSPSFTRITLAGDDLTHFGTDGLDQRIKLIVPLADGTVTDVGQFDESQSMTQWYRRWRELPDEQRNPIRTYTIRSPRPVDREIDIDFALHGTDGPASAWATDAQVGDPLFVVGPDSRSEEPAGGIEWKPGAATSVLIAGDETAAPAICSIVESLPADITGEVCIEVPTEADALPLAAPEGVRVRWLARSGAAHGVRLSAAVHDWGRQRSAASAAVDLAEPGDDEVLWEVPDAVAGGEYAWLAGEAGTITALRRHLVRDLGIDRRSIAFMGYWRQGRAEGA
- a CDS encoding heavy metal translocating P-type ATPase; its protein translation is MEHGEHGEHGDHGGHGEHAGHADHSGHGEHADHAGHGGHGDHVGQFRRLFWINLLIAIPVVAFSGMFAMILGYTVPDWARWIAPILGTVMYVWGGRPFLTGAVSELKARKPGMMLLIGLAITVAFLASWGASLGILHHELEFWWELALLIVIMLLGHWIEMRSLAQTTSALDSLAALLPDEAERVDGDDVVKVSPADLRLGDIVIVRPGGSIPADGRIVDGRADIDESMLTGESRTVSRGIGDTVTAGTVATDSGLRVQVTATGDDTALAGIRKLVADAQASSSRAQRLADRAAGWLFWFALGAGILTALVWTLLGSPDDAVIRTITVLVIACPHALGLAIPLVVSIATERAARAGVLVKDRLALESMRGVDTVLFDKTGTLTKGEPTVTGISPIDGWSADAVLALAAAAEADSEHPLARAIVRAASALRRAQGPSDQLTATGFSSSPAVGVTATVDGHEVRVGGPHLLSEIGGQEVADAEQWRTDGAIILHVVQDGRVIGGLKLADEIRAESREAVAALHRRGVQVVMITGDAEAVAQAVAAELGIDRVFAGVRPEDKAAKVAALQAEGRTVAMVGDGVNDAPALAQADVGIAIGAGTDVAIASAGVILASDDPRSVVSVIELSQASYRKMTQNLWWAAGYNLISVPLAAGVLAPFGFVLPMSVGAVLMSLSTIVVALNAQTLRRLDLRPERVVAR
- a CDS encoding GNAT family N-acetyltransferase, coding for MSLSTVAWPLRTARLEIRPLADTDLDAMWEFRRLPEVNRWLGRAPATREAFHETYSDPARRAMTFVIVLSDAGHAAPTIIGDLMIKLEDAWAQAEVAEQAAGTEAELGWALAPSHTGQGFAIEAVSAVIDLCFGPLGLRRVHAGCFADNEPSWRLMERLGMRREEFSRRTALHRSGEWMDGLNYGLLAEEWPVGR
- a CDS encoding APC family permease produces the protein MTHDGRENADAPPLAKRILIGEPLTTEQVNDQLLPKRMALPIFASDALSSVAYGPQEMLMIMLIGGVAFLALSPWVAAAVVVLLVVVVLSYRQLIKAYPSGGGDYEVASKNLGEVPGVVVAAALLVDYVLTVAVSIASGVDNIISALPGANPWRVELAVGFVVLIVVVNLRGVREASTLFAVPTYVFIGSVVLMIATGLIRTFLGDAPIAESSAYSVQTENISQAAIILLVLRAFSSGCSALTGVEAVSNGVQAFRLPKIGNAQKTLTLMGSIAALLFAGLTAMALITGVHYAENPCDLQGFDCTGPQPSLMAQIATATFGGGSILFFIIQAATACVLLLAANTAFNGFPLLGAVLARDGYAPKALNTRGDRLVFSNGMILLGIGAVAVLVAFQANLTSLIQLYIIGVFVSFSLGQIGMVRHWKRLLRETQHRLLAEVAAERRSAHIGLVINSLGAVMTVAVLVIVTITKFTHGAWMVFFAIPVLALLMLGVKRYYRDVEHEITIDDTTHFGSSGDVAIVLVSRLQKPVIKALDYAIAAKHEKTVALHIALTPEDGKVLQREWQQYGIPVPLVIVDSPYRTFAQPVEHFIRQYREKHGPCVVTVYLPQYIVGHWWESVLHNRRARRIANQLMMVHGVTITLVPWLLDSSELIYGRRSRPLPGQERAGRPLALYGAPPAGRRAQRPAGPPDEG
- a CDS encoding ABC transporter ATP-binding protein, producing MRTITDIPEGHADELHGEALALSYGRTRVVHEMSLHLRPGVVTALIGPNGSGKSTALRALARLHKVDSGTVRIDGAGGARDAAALTAKEFARTVAMLSQSRPHPSGLEVHDVVAYGRHPHRGRFAGMTDADRQAIAHALELTGLDAMAHRAVDELSGGELQRVWLATALAQGTGILLLDEPTNHLDLRYQIETLDLICDLADRGTAVGVVLHDLGHAASIADEVVLMNRGRVHAAGTPAAVLTSENLTDVYGLPIEASIDGRTGRVHVAPRGRHHDRAGRALAALSA